The Gloeobacter morelensis MG652769 genome contains the following window.
GAATTGAACATCGTCGAGCAGCGCCGGCAGCGGCTGTTTGCCTTTATCGAGAAACTGGTGCAGTGGGAGAACTCGAACAATGAGGCTATCCTCACTACCGCCCGCGCCCTCATCCACGCCGCCACCGACGGCAATCCGCCGCCCGTCTACGACCCGTTTTGCGGCGGCGGCAGCATCCCGCTGGAAGCCCAACGCCTGGGGCTTGAAGCCCATGCCAGCGACTTGAACCCGGTGGCGGTGCTGATTACCAAAGCGCTCATCGAGATCCCTCCCAAGTTTGCCAACCAGCCGCCCGTCAATCCCGAGTCGCGCTCCAAGGCGCTCTTTGGCGATTGGAAAGGGGCGCAGGGGTTGGCCGAGGATGTGCGCTATTACGGCAAGTGGATGCGCGATGAAGCGTTTAAGCGGATTGGGCATTTGTATCCGGCCCTCACCCCCCGGCCCCCTCTCCCCGAGGGAGAGGGGGGGAAGAAGGTAGGTAGGAAGAAGTGGGAGGTTTCGGGGGCTTTGCAGGAGCGGATGAAGGAGGTGGCGCGGGAGTTTCGCAAGCAGCCTACGGCGAGTGAGGCCATCCTCTGGGAGGCGTTGCGCGACCGGCAGCTTGAAGGACGCAAGTTCCGGCGGCAGCACCCGATCGGCCCCTTCGTTGTCGACTTTTACTGCGATGCGGAGCAGCTGGTGGTCGAAGTGGACGGACCGATCCATCAGGAGCAGCAGGAAGCGGACCAAAAGCGCCAGGAGTTGCTGGAGTCGCTCGGCCTGCGTTTCGTCCGCATCACAAGTGAACTGGTCGAAACCAACCTGCCCGCTGCCATTAACACTATCCGCAGCACCTTCCTCCCTTCTTCCACTCCCCCCCTCTCCCCAAGGGAGAGGGGGCCGGGGGGTGAGGGCTCCCCCACCGTCATCGCCTGGCTGTGGGCCCGCACCGTCCGCTGCCCCAACCCCGGCTGCGGCGCCCAAATGCCCCTGGTCCGGTCATTTGCGCTCTCGACCAAAAAGGGCAAAGAAACGTGGGTCGAGCCGGTAATCGACCGCACCCAACAGCCGCCCGCAGTCCGATTCGAGATCAAGACTGGGCCGGGTAAGCCGCCGGATCCCCCCAAAGTTGGTCGCGGTGCAACTTTTCGGTGCCTGGCGTGCAATCAAGTTGCCAACGAGGGCCACATCAAAGCCGAGGGTATGGCAGGCCGGATGGGTGCTCAAATGATGGCCATCGTTGCAGAGGGGAAACGTAGCAGGGTGTATCTACCTGCAACAGAAGAGCATGAAGCAATTGCTGCTAGTGCTAAACCAACTTGGAAGCCAGAAAATGTACTCCAGGGAAACCCGCGATATATTTCACCGCCTCCCTACGGAATGGTTACGTTTGCCGACCTCTTCACCCCCCGCCAACTCACCGCCCTAACCACCTTCAGCGATTTG
Protein-coding sequences here:
- a CDS encoding DUF559 domain-containing protein; translation: MTYRKKLIEVALPLDAINKASAREKSIRHGHPSTLHLWWARRPLAACRAVLFASLIDDPDQPDVPEELLRQIDALPPPMIPDKAWNELNIVEQRRQRLFAFIEKLVQWENSNNEAILTTARALIHAATDGNPPPVYDPFCGGGSIPLEAQRLGLEAHASDLNPVAVLITKALIEIPPKFANQPPVNPESRSKALFGDWKGAQGLAEDVRYYGKWMRDEAFKRIGHLYPALTPRPPLPEGEGGKKVGRKKWEVSGALQERMKEVAREFRKQPTASEAILWEALRDRQLEGRKFRRQHPIGPFVVDFYCDAEQLVVEVDGPIHQEQQEADQKRQELLESLGLRFVRITSELVETNLPAAINTIRSTFLPSSTPPLSPRERGPGGEGSPTVIAWLWARTVRCPNPGCGAQMPLVRSFALSTKKGKETWVEPVIDRTQQPPAVRFEIKTGPGKPPDPPKVGRGATFRCLACNQVANEGHIKAEGMAGRMGAQMMAIVAEGKRSRVYLPATEEHEAIAASAKPTWKPENVLQGNPRYISPPPYGMVTFADLFTPRQLTALTTFSDLVSEVREKVIADAKEASLRCGEQSCSDSAKNAMAYADAVAMYSGIAVSKSADYWSNICIWRS